TTAATAGACAATTCAATAATTCCAGAAATAGTCTTAAGTGAATTAAAGAAAGTGTTTCCTTATCAAGAATGTGTTCCTTCTTAATCTGGTGCATTTGTCTTCATGGCATTCAAGAAACAACAGTTGATTACCTTGATTGATTCCATTTTGCCTTGTGAAAATCTGTTTTATGATTAATTCTATaaccaagaagaagaaaaataaaccatttcCATTTGCAAGCATGAGAAAAAGATTTgtttgaaagagaaaacaaatggtCAGACTTTAAGTTTGGCTCTGAGTCAATCATACCCAAAGTTGAATGGCTTTTTTGCACACTGTGAACAAGATGTTTCTGTGTACACGACCACAAACAGGAGctttattttgcatgtgtgtgtatgtgtgtgtgtgtacattttaaTCCCGACTTGATTGAATTACAGGTCAGAGTAATTGAACaatgcacattaaaaaaagagttttcattttagttttattgtagtgaacagtgtttttaattttcttgaaagGCACCCAAGAATAATTACTTTGTGAACCAAAAATATACAAAACTGCACAGAATAAATAGTTCATAAAAATCTAGCTATACTTTCTTGTAAAATAAAGCTACATTGTCCACTTTTGAGGCAACATAAACCATTTACCCTCAGAAGTGCCTTTTTGCTACTAATTTATGGCAACCATCAGTATAcatcaatgaaatataaaatgagtTTTTCTTACTTGTTTTACACTGGTGAATTACTTGCCACAGGAACATTTCTATAGTGGCCATTCAAATTTACAAAGGATTAATGTTATGAAAGAGACCAAACTAAATAGGTGCACTAATTATATGTACAGTTGAATCTCagtagcatttttaaaatatcccaaGAATAAGAATTAAACTTCGAGCACAAATAGCATATCTTAAAACGCAGCAGCATTGACAATAGATGCCCACACAAATGTGCAGAAAAACCCAAAGTGTTACTTATTTACTTCACCTGAACTATTAATCATCTTATTCTTCAATTTCAGAAACCACAGCAGTGACATTTGCTCAAtcttcaaatgtttaaaaatttgggTGACTTctagcatatatataaatataaccttactttttttctctactgtttttctttataattttcaaattccAGTTCCTTTTGCATTTATTCCATGAAAATTAGGTATATTTGACAATGTACATTTTTCCTTACATATCATGTAAGGAAAACCATATTTTCCTTACATATCATGACTATATATACAAGCATATTTTTGAAATGATGAAACCCAATTGTATTTAATCCATGGGTAAAAGCAATTCATGAAAATTAGGGCTGCTTAAATGTTCAACACTTTCAGATGTGCAAGAGGACTTCTATGAAACACTTTTAAGTACATGGAAAAATCTTACTATTATCCTTGAATGATTTATACGCAAAGATTCATTTCATTGGGGACAGAGTGAATTGCCTGAAGACTATGCAATGGCTTCTCCCAGAGATCCCTgagtttcttttccttgtttttcattccCTTAGGATTCCTGCTGTGCTTAAGTTCTGATTGATGACACACTCATGTAAGGCACTTTACTTAAAAGATTTGGACCTTAGACAGAATCATAGCATTTCTGTAAAAGCTCTCAACCTCTATGTTTGCTGCTCCAGGACTTCTAAATAGTCAGGTTCAGCATGTAAGTTAGCTTTGAGCTCAAAATACTCATTTTTAGTCTGTTCCACTAATACCTTCCTTGGCCTTGTGTACATTAGTGTCTCCATTAATTTTAACTCTTCATGAGCTCCAGGATAATGCACATCTGCATCAGGCTGGAGCTGAGCAATGTTTTTCCTTAGGTATTCTGTGATTCCCAGTTGCTgaagttctctttctttctctaaaatattcCTATATAAAGAACTGGCATCCCGGAAGGGCAGAAATTCGGgtgattggtctgtggttttgtATTTCACATTTGACCCTGTGAGTGGTGAATGGTTTTCCCTTTCTAAAAGACTTCTTTGGAGATGTTTTACATCActtccctctttctcatttctttcttctgcctcttccaaaTGCTTTGGACCAAAAGATGGACTTCTATAGACATGAACCATGGGACTCACCATATGCTGCTCATAGAGTGATGCAGTTGGTCTTTCAGTTGTGTGGTGAGTTGTTTTATGACCATACATGCTATACTGAAGATGCACAGGACTGTTGTCTCTCAGTTGCTCATCCACTTGCTTCTTTTTGTATCTTCTCCTGCGATGGAGAACAAGAACCACTATCCCTGCAGCACAGAATACAATAGTTATGAACACAATCAGTAGTCCTAATATTAAAACAGATAATGGCACAGCATCGGTAAGAGACCGCAAAATGGTTTCAGCTGTATTTGTTGCAGATGTAGGAATAGTGACAATCATATAACTAGGCTGAGATGGCAGGGATGGGTTATTTACTAAACCTGGGCAAAGAAGTTCactatttaatgtttttaattcctttttgtcTAGATGTACTGGGGAGGTACAAAGTATGTCATCTGTCGCTGTGTTCTTGCTTAATTTTTGTATCCATTGTTGCAATCCAACCAGGTCACAGGAACAATCCCAGGGGTTGTCCTCAAGCTCAATCTGGGTCAGTAAGTCAAGATCATCCAAGATATTACTTACAGGAAGATGGGAAAACTGATTTGTTTTAAGATTTATCCTAGTTAGGGGAACCCCTGCAAAAATATGTGGCGGTAAAACTTGCAGAAGATTGTTATTTAAATAGAGAACTTTGAGTTTAGGCATTGGATTAAAGGTTCCTGGTAATATTTCTTTAAGAGCATTGTATTCAAGATATAAGTATTCAAGATTGTGGAGACCAAGGAACATGCCTCTACTTAATTTGGTCAGATGGTTACCATTTAGATAGAGCTTTTGCAATCTTG
This is a stretch of genomic DNA from Tamandua tetradactyla isolate mTamTet1 chromosome 4, mTamTet1.pri, whole genome shotgun sequence. It encodes these proteins:
- the SLITRK6 gene encoding SLIT and NTRK-like protein 6, which codes for MKLWIHLLYSALLACISLQSQSPLSSDRGSCESLCSCEEKDGTILINCDEKGIKKLSQISVPPSRPFHLSLSNNGLTMLHTNDFSGFTNAILIHLGFNNIADIEIGAFNGLGLLKQLHINHNSLEILKEDTFHGLENLEFLQADNNFITVIEPSAFSKLNRLKVLILNDNAIESLPPNIFRFVPLTHLDLRGNQLQTLPYVGFLEHIGRILDLQLEDNKWACNCDILQLKIWLENMPPQSIIGDVVCNSPQFFKGSILRRLKMEAICPTPPVYEEHEDPSGSLHLAVTSSISDTHMSTKTISLLKPPTKVPGLIPYVTKPSTQLPGPYCPIPCNCKVLSPSGLLIHCQERNIESLSDLKPPPQNARKLILAGNIIHTLMKSDLVEYFTLEMLHLGNNRIEVLEEGSFINTTRLQKLYLNGNHLTKLSRGMFLGLHNLEYLYLEYNALKEILPGTFNPMPKLKVLYLNNNLLQVLPPHIFAGVPLTRINLKTNQFSHLPVSNILDDLDLLTQIELEDNPWDCSCDLVGLQQWIQKLSKNTATDDILCTSPVHLDKKELKTLNSELLCPGLVNNPSLPSQPSYMIVTIPTSATNTAETILRSLTDAVPLSVLILGLLIVFITIVFCAAGIVVLVLHRRRRYKKKQVDEQLRDNSPVHLQYSMYGHKTTHHTTERPTASLYEQHMVSPMVHVYRSPSFGPKHLEEAEERNEKEGSDVKHLQRSLLERENHSPLTGSNVKYKTTDQSPEFLPFRDASSLYRNILEKERELQQLGITEYLRKNIAQLQPDADVHYPGAHEELKLMETLMYTRPRKVLVEQTKNEYFELKANLHAEPDYLEVLEQQT